GACCACCCGGGCGTAGCGCGCCCACACCGTCCCGCCGATGACGACGATGGTGGTGGTGAGGCTGGGGCCAAGGACGGCGGCGAGGACGATGAGGAGGGCGATCAGCGGAAAGGCCATCAGCGTGTCGATAAGCAGCGAGAGCAGCTCGTCCACCCAGCCGCCGAAATAACCCGCCACGGCGCCGACGGCGACGCCGATCAGCACGGAAATAAGCGACGAGAGGATGCCGACCAGGAGGGCGACGCGCGCGCCGTGGATGACGCGGCTCAGGAGGTCGCGGCCCAGATGGTCGAAGCCGAGCGGGTGCTCCCACGAGGGCCCCACCCCGCGCATCCCCCGGAAGATGTCCTCGCTGGGGTGATGGGGAGCCAAGACGCCGGCAAAGACGGCCATCAGACAGAGCACGATGGCGACGGCCAGCCCCACGACGGCCATGCGGTTGGCTAAAAAGCGCCGCAGAGCGCGGCTGCGGCCGGCGGGCGGCGCGGCCGCCCTAGCCGTCTCGAGCTGGAGGGAGTCCCTGGCCGTCGCCATCAGGCTACCCGAATGCGCGGGTCCACGAGCGCGTAGAGCAGGTCGGTAAGGAGGTTCACGACCACCACCAGGACGGCGAAGAGGACGACGAGCGACTGCACCACCTGGTAGTCGAGGCGCAAGACCGAGTCGGTGAAGAGGCGGCCGATGCCGGGCAGGGCGAAGACCGTCTCGATGATGATGGTGCCGGAGAGCAAAAAGGCGACGCGAAAGCCGATCACGGTGATGATGGGCAGCATCGCGTTGGCGACGACGTGCCGCCACATGACGCGGGACTCGGGTACGCCCTTGCTGCGCGCGGTGCGGACAAAGTCCTGGGGCAGGAGCTCCAAGACGGTGCTCCGGGTGATGCGCACCAGGACGGCCATCTCCTCGGTGGCCAGGACGATGACCGGCAGGATGTAGCCCTGCCAGGTCCTCAGGCCGAAGGGCGGCAGGAGGCGCAGTTGCAGCGCGAAGACGATGATCAGCATGAGCGCCAGCCAGAAGTTGGGCGTAGCGATGCCGACCGCCGAGCCCACCGAGGTGGCGTAGTCGACGAGCGAGTTGCGCCTCAGGGCCGAGAGGATGCCGAGCGGCAGGGAGACGAGGATGGCCAAGCCGATGGCGTAGAGGTTTAAGAGCGCCGTCACCGGCAGGGCCTCCACGATCATCCGCCGGACCGGCACGCCCCGGCGGATGAGCGACTCGCCGAAGTCGCCCCTCACAAGGTTGCCCGCCCAGATGAGGTACTGCTCGTGGTAGGGCCTATCCAGACCCCACTGGGTGCGGATCGCGGCGATCTGCGCCTCGGTGATCTGGATCTGCCCCTCGCCCAGCAGGAGAAAGACGGGGTCGCCGGGCATCAGGCGCATGATGACGAAGGTCATCAGGCTGATCAAAAAGACCACCAGGGCGCCCTTCAGGAGGCGAAAGAGCAGATAGTTCGACATGAAGCTGACATACTCCTCGGACGTCTGATTCAAATCTGATTCAAAGAGGCATCTTCACATAGGCGTCCCGCCCCGAAAAGCAGGGCTAGAGGGCGGGACGGTAGCCGCGAAACTTGCAAAAAACGGCAGGAGATGCCGCGGTTATCTCTCCCGACTAGTCGAGCGACTGCTCATAGGCGCGGTAGTAGACCGGGTCGGCGCTCAAGATCTCCTCGGGCAGGCCCTGGACATCGTTGCTGAAGACGTTGATCCACTCGTCGAACTGCAAGTAGAGAAAGGGCACCTCCTCGGCGACGAGTTCCTGGATGCGGTAGTAGATCTCCCGGCGTTCTTCCTCGTCGATGGTCTGCAGGCCCTCGTCGATGAGCCTGTCCATCTCCGGGTTGCTGTAGCGGTTGAAGTTGTTGCCGCCGCCGCTGCGAAGCGTATCGGAAGGATCGGGGTCGGGCGTCGAGCCGAAGGTCCAGTTGAAGACCGAGGACTCCAAGGTGCCGCCCGTGAGCCCCTCCAAGATGGCGGCCACGGGCGCCTCGGCTATTTGCATATCGATACCGACCTCGCGGAACATCTGCTGGGCGAGCTCGGCGATGGGGCGCCGCGCTTGGTCGCCGGTGATGGTGGTGCAGGTGAATGCAAGCCGCACCCCGTCCCGCTCGCGGACGCCGCCCGCGCCCACGGTCCAGCCGGCCTCCTCTAGGAGCGCCATGGCCTGCTCGGGGTCGTAGTCGTAGGTTCTCACGTTGGGGTTGTGGTAGAAGGCATTTTTCGGCGTCAGGTTGGAGTGGGCGACGATGGCCGCGCCGCTCCACAGGTCTTCGATGATGCGCTCGCGGTCTAAGGCCATCAGCATGGCCCGGCGCACCCGCACGTCCGAAAACTGCGGCAGCTCGTTGTTGAGCGCGAAGAACTTGACCGAGTTGGCGAGCGTGCGGGTGACGCGGAAGTTCGGGTCGCCCTCGAAGGCCAGGCTGTCCTCGGTCAGGAGCGGCCACACCGAGGAGTGGGCGTCGCCCGTCT
This portion of the Deinococcota bacterium genome encodes:
- a CDS encoding ABC transporter substrate-binding protein, which translates into the protein MGNFEAFRGPISRRQFLRYSVVGGAAAWLAAQGFPAYAQGGGTMIWLGHQEVAGLGPNDIGPTVQAVVIYNILNPLFHINHLTELEPVLAESYEVADDGLSYTFRLRPGVMFHDGSELTSEDVKYTFDFYSQEGNTIASRFLGMGSVETPDPHTVVVTMSEVNVTFLTNAGEVPIVPAGYHAEVGEDVFRTQPVGTGAFRLREWRAAEFTELEAFADHFRGAPGVDAIRLEVVPEASVRSIALQTGDAHSSVWPLLTEDSLAFEGDPNFRVTRTLANSVKFFALNNELPQFSDVRVRRAMLMALDRERIIEDLWSGAAIVAHSNLTPKNAFYHNPNVRTYDYDPEQAMALLEEAGWTVGAGGVRERDGVRLAFTCTTITGDQARRPIAELAQQMFREVGIDMQIAEAPVAAILEGLTGGTLESSVFNWTFGSTPDPDPSDTLRSGGGNNFNRYSNPEMDRLIDEGLQTIDEEERREIYYRIQELVAEEVPFLYLQFDEWINVFSNDVQGLPEEILSADPVYYRAYEQSLD
- a CDS encoding ABC transporter permease, with the translated sequence MATARDSLQLETARAAAPPAGRSRALRRFLANRMAVVGLAVAIVLCLMAVFAGVLAPHHPSEDIFRGMRGVGPSWEHPLGFDHLGRDLLSRVIHGARVALLVGILSSLISVLIGVAVGAVAGYFGGWVDELLSLLIDTLMAFPLIALLIVLAAVLGPSLTTTIVVIGGTVWARYARVVRAEVMSLRQRDFVVAAQALGAVDRRIIWRHVIPNVLSSVIVLASLQVGSIIILESALSFLGLGVRPPTPTWGGILADGRAFILRYPHIAIFPGMMIVVTVLAFNFIGDGLRDALDPHERR
- a CDS encoding ABC transporter permease; the protein is MSNYLLFRLLKGALVVFLISLMTFVIMRLMPGDPVFLLLGEGQIQITEAQIAAIRTQWGLDRPYHEQYLIWAGNLVRGDFGESLIRRGVPVRRMIVEALPVTALLNLYAIGLAILVSLPLGILSALRRNSLVDYATSVGSAVGIATPNFWLALMLIIVFALQLRLLPPFGLRTWQGYILPVIVLATEEMAVLVRITRSTVLELLPQDFVRTARSKGVPESRVMWRHVVANAMLPIITVIGFRVAFLLSGTIIIETVFALPGIGRLFTDSVLRLDYQVVQSLVVLFAVLVVVVNLLTDLLYALVDPRIRVA